One genomic segment of Pongo abelii isolate AG06213 chromosome 13, NHGRI_mPonAbe1-v2.0_pri, whole genome shotgun sequence includes these proteins:
- the PTAR1 gene encoding protein prenyltransferase alpha subunit repeat-containing protein 1 isoform X8, which yields MAETSEEVAVLVQRVVKDITNAFRRNPHIIDRCHMYPAASKPRLYHCMEREHCSSICKMRKNQQRRLLGRKELILSGTLNPIKDLHLGKLALTKFPKSPETWIHRRWVLQQLIQETSLPSFVTKGNLGTIPAERAQRLIQEEMEVCGEAAGRYPSNYNAWSHRIWVLQHLAKLDVKILLDELSSTKHWASMHVSDHSGFHYRQFLLKSLISQTVIDSSVMEQNPLRSEPALVPPKDEEAAVSTEEPRINLPHLLEEEVEFSTDLIDSYPGHETLWCHRRHIFYLQHHLNAGSQLSQAMEVDGLNDSSKQGYSQETKRLKRTPVPDSLGLEMEHRFIDQVLSTCRNVEQARFASAYRKWLVTLSQ from the exons AATTGATAGATGTCACATGTACCCTGCTGCTTCTAAACCCAGACTTTACCACTGCATGGAACGTGAG cactgttCTAGCATTTGCAAGATGAGGAAGAATCAGCAAAGGAGACTTTTAGGAAG gaaagAGCTGATCCTCTCTGGCACTTTAAATCCAATTAAGGATTTACATCTGGGAAAACTCGCCTTAACTAAGTTTCCAAAGAGTCCAGAAACGTGGATTCACAG GCGATGGGTGCTACAACAGCTAATTCAGGAAACCTCCTTGCCTTCCTTTGTGACCAAAGGAAACTTGGGAACAATTCCCGCAGAAAGGGCACAGCGACTCATACAAGAAGAGATGGAGGTCTGTGGTGAAGCAGCAGGGAGATACCCAAGCAACTATAATGCTTGGTCCCATCGCATCTGGGTTTTACAGCACTTGGCCAAGCTAGATGTCAAG ATTCTTCTTGATGAACTATCTTCTACTAAACATTGGGCATCTATGCAcgtttcagaccacagtggattTCACTACCGCCAGTTTTTGCTTAAGTCTTTGATTAGCCAAACTGTGATAGACAGTTCTGTGATGGAGCAAAATCCTTTGAGAAGTGAGCCAGCCCTAGTTCCTCCAAAAGATGAAGAAGCAGCAGTTTCAACAGAAGAACCAAGGATTAATCTTCCCCATCTTCTAGAAGAAGAAGTTGAATTCAGCACTGATCTTATTGATTCCTACCCAGGACATGAAACCCTTTGGTGTCATAG GCGGCATATTTTCTATCTTCAGCATCACTTAAATG CAGGCTCCCAGCTATCTCAAGCAATGGAAGTAGATGGACTGAATGACTCTAGCAAGCAAGGCTATTCCCAGGAAACCAAACGCCTGAAGCGGACACCAGTTCCAGACTCCCTAGGCCTAGAAATGGAGCACAGGTTCATTGATCAAGTATTGTCCACCTGTCGGAACGTGGAGCAAGCCAGGTTTGCCAGTGCATACAGGAAATGGCTGGTTACTTTGAGTCAATGA
- the PTAR1 gene encoding protein prenyltransferase alpha subunit repeat-containing protein 1 isoform X5: protein MAETSEEVAVLVQRVVKDITNAFRRNPHIDEIGLIPCPEARYNRSPIVLVENKLGVESWCVKFLLPYVHNKLLLYRTRKQWLNRDELIDVTCTLLLLNPDFTTAWNVRKELILSGTLNPIKDLHLGKLALTKFPKSPETWIHRRWVLQQLIQETSLPSFVTKGNLGTIPAERAQRLIQEEMEVCGEAAGRYPSNYNAWSHRIWVLQHLAKLDVKILLDELSSTKHWASMHVSDHSGFHYRQFLLKSLISQTVIDSSVMEQNPLRSEPALVPPKDEEAAVSTEEPRINLPHLLEEEVEFSTDLIDSYPGHETLWCHRRHIFYLQHHLNAGSQLSQAMEVDGLNDSSKQGYSQETKRLKRTPVPDSLGLEMEHRFIDQVLSTCRNVEQARFASAYRKWLVTLSQ, encoded by the exons AGATGAAATTGGCCTGATCCCATGTCCTGAAGCTAGGTATAACCGGAGTCCCATAGTCCTGGTTGAAAACAAACTGGGTGTGGAGAGCTGGTGTGTCAAGTTCCTTTTACCATATGTCCACAACAAGCTCCTTTTGTACAGAACAAGAAAGCAATGGCTGAACAGAGATG AATTGATAGATGTCACATGTACCCTGCTGCTTCTAAACCCAGACTTTACCACTGCATGGAACGTGAG gaaagAGCTGATCCTCTCTGGCACTTTAAATCCAATTAAGGATTTACATCTGGGAAAACTCGCCTTAACTAAGTTTCCAAAGAGTCCAGAAACGTGGATTCACAG GCGATGGGTGCTACAACAGCTAATTCAGGAAACCTCCTTGCCTTCCTTTGTGACCAAAGGAAACTTGGGAACAATTCCCGCAGAAAGGGCACAGCGACTCATACAAGAAGAGATGGAGGTCTGTGGTGAAGCAGCAGGGAGATACCCAAGCAACTATAATGCTTGGTCCCATCGCATCTGGGTTTTACAGCACTTGGCCAAGCTAGATGTCAAG ATTCTTCTTGATGAACTATCTTCTACTAAACATTGGGCATCTATGCAcgtttcagaccacagtggattTCACTACCGCCAGTTTTTGCTTAAGTCTTTGATTAGCCAAACTGTGATAGACAGTTCTGTGATGGAGCAAAATCCTTTGAGAAGTGAGCCAGCCCTAGTTCCTCCAAAAGATGAAGAAGCAGCAGTTTCAACAGAAGAACCAAGGATTAATCTTCCCCATCTTCTAGAAGAAGAAGTTGAATTCAGCACTGATCTTATTGATTCCTACCCAGGACATGAAACCCTTTGGTGTCATAG GCGGCATATTTTCTATCTTCAGCATCACTTAAATG CAGGCTCCCAGCTATCTCAAGCAATGGAAGTAGATGGACTGAATGACTCTAGCAAGCAAGGCTATTCCCAGGAAACCAAACGCCTGAAGCGGACACCAGTTCCAGACTCCCTAGGCCTAGAAATGGAGCACAGGTTCATTGATCAAGTATTGTCCACCTGTCGGAACGTGGAGCAAGCCAGGTTTGCCAGTGCATACAGGAAATGGCTGGTTACTTTGAGTCAATGA
- the PTAR1 gene encoding protein prenyltransferase alpha subunit repeat-containing protein 1 isoform X7 gives MAETSEEVAVLVQRVVKDITNAFRRNPHIIDRCHMYPAASKPRLYHCMEREHCSSICKMRKNQQRRLLGRKELILSGTLNPIKDLHLGKLALTKFPKSPETWIHRRWVLQQLIQETSLPSFVTKGNLGTIPAERAQRLIQEEMEVCGEAAGRYPSNYNAWSHRIWVLQHLAKLDVKILLDELSSTKHWASMHVSDHSGFHYRQFLLKSLISQTVIDSSVMEQNPLRSEPALVPPKDEEAAVSTEEPRINLPHLLEEEVEFSTDLIDSYPGHETLWCHRRHIFYLQHHLNGRFPHSMTQLSPADSPGGTLSDLHLIPAGSQLSQAMEVDGLNDSSKQGYSQETKRLKRTPVPDSLGLEMEHRFIDQVLSTCRNVEQARFASAYRKWLVTLSQ, from the exons AATTGATAGATGTCACATGTACCCTGCTGCTTCTAAACCCAGACTTTACCACTGCATGGAACGTGAG cactgttCTAGCATTTGCAAGATGAGGAAGAATCAGCAAAGGAGACTTTTAGGAAG gaaagAGCTGATCCTCTCTGGCACTTTAAATCCAATTAAGGATTTACATCTGGGAAAACTCGCCTTAACTAAGTTTCCAAAGAGTCCAGAAACGTGGATTCACAG GCGATGGGTGCTACAACAGCTAATTCAGGAAACCTCCTTGCCTTCCTTTGTGACCAAAGGAAACTTGGGAACAATTCCCGCAGAAAGGGCACAGCGACTCATACAAGAAGAGATGGAGGTCTGTGGTGAAGCAGCAGGGAGATACCCAAGCAACTATAATGCTTGGTCCCATCGCATCTGGGTTTTACAGCACTTGGCCAAGCTAGATGTCAAG ATTCTTCTTGATGAACTATCTTCTACTAAACATTGGGCATCTATGCAcgtttcagaccacagtggattTCACTACCGCCAGTTTTTGCTTAAGTCTTTGATTAGCCAAACTGTGATAGACAGTTCTGTGATGGAGCAAAATCCTTTGAGAAGTGAGCCAGCCCTAGTTCCTCCAAAAGATGAAGAAGCAGCAGTTTCAACAGAAGAACCAAGGATTAATCTTCCCCATCTTCTAGAAGAAGAAGTTGAATTCAGCACTGATCTTATTGATTCCTACCCAGGACATGAAACCCTTTGGTGTCATAG GCGGCATATTTTCTATCTTCAGCATCACTTAAATGGTAGGTTTCCTCACAGCATGACCCAGTTGTCACCTGCAGACAGCCCTGGGGGGACTTTGAGTGACTTGCACCTTATCCCAGCAGGCTCCCAGCTATCTCAAGCAATGGAAGTAGATGGACTGAATGACTCTAGCAAGCAAGGCTATTCCCAGGAAACCAAACGCCTGAAGCGGACACCAGTTCCAGACTCCCTAGGCCTAGAAATGGAGCACAGGTTCATTGATCAAGTATTGTCCACCTGTCGGAACGTGGAGCAAGCCAGGTTTGCCAGTGCATACAGGAAATGGCTGGTTACTTTGAGTCAATGA
- the LOC112134903 gene encoding cytochrome c oxidase subunit 7C, mitochondrial, with protein MLGQSIRRFTTSVVRRSHYEEGPGKNLPFSVENKWSLLAKMCLYFGSAFATPFLIVRHQLLKT; from the coding sequence ATGTTGGGCCAGAGCATCCGGAGGTTCACAACCTCTGTGGTCCGTAGGAGCCACTATGAGGAGGGCCCTGGGAAGAATTTGCCGTTTTCAGTGGAAAACAAGTGGTCTTTACTAGCTAAGATGTGTTTGTACTTTGGATCTGCATTTGCTACACCCTTTCTTATAGTAAGACACCAACTGCTTAAAACATAA
- the PTAR1 gene encoding protein prenyltransferase alpha subunit repeat-containing protein 1 isoform X6, translating into MAETSEEVAVLVQRVVKDITNAFRRNPHIDEIGLIPCPEARYNRSPIVLVENKLGVESWCVKFLLPYVHNKLLLYRTRKQWLNRDELIDVTCTLLLLNPDFTTAWNVRKELILSGTLNPIKDLHLGKLALTKFPKSPETWIHRRWVLQQLIQETSLPSFVTKGNLGTIPAERAQRLIQEEMEVCGEAAGRYPSNYNAWSHRIWVLQHLAKLDVKILLDELSSTKHWASMHVSDHSGFHYRQFLLKSLISQTVIDSSVMEQNPLRSEPALVPPKDEEAAVSTEEPRINLPHLLEEEVEFSTDLIDSYPGHETLWCHRRHIFYLQHHLNGSQLSQAMEVDGLNDSSKQGYSQETKRLKRTPVPDSLGLEMEHRFIDQVLSTCRNVEQARFASAYRKWLVTLSQ; encoded by the exons AGATGAAATTGGCCTGATCCCATGTCCTGAAGCTAGGTATAACCGGAGTCCCATAGTCCTGGTTGAAAACAAACTGGGTGTGGAGAGCTGGTGTGTCAAGTTCCTTTTACCATATGTCCACAACAAGCTCCTTTTGTACAGAACAAGAAAGCAATGGCTGAACAGAGATG AATTGATAGATGTCACATGTACCCTGCTGCTTCTAAACCCAGACTTTACCACTGCATGGAACGTGAG gaaagAGCTGATCCTCTCTGGCACTTTAAATCCAATTAAGGATTTACATCTGGGAAAACTCGCCTTAACTAAGTTTCCAAAGAGTCCAGAAACGTGGATTCACAG GCGATGGGTGCTACAACAGCTAATTCAGGAAACCTCCTTGCCTTCCTTTGTGACCAAAGGAAACTTGGGAACAATTCCCGCAGAAAGGGCACAGCGACTCATACAAGAAGAGATGGAGGTCTGTGGTGAAGCAGCAGGGAGATACCCAAGCAACTATAATGCTTGGTCCCATCGCATCTGGGTTTTACAGCACTTGGCCAAGCTAGATGTCAAG ATTCTTCTTGATGAACTATCTTCTACTAAACATTGGGCATCTATGCAcgtttcagaccacagtggattTCACTACCGCCAGTTTTTGCTTAAGTCTTTGATTAGCCAAACTGTGATAGACAGTTCTGTGATGGAGCAAAATCCTTTGAGAAGTGAGCCAGCCCTAGTTCCTCCAAAAGATGAAGAAGCAGCAGTTTCAACAGAAGAACCAAGGATTAATCTTCCCCATCTTCTAGAAGAAGAAGTTGAATTCAGCACTGATCTTATTGATTCCTACCCAGGACATGAAACCCTTTGGTGTCATAG GCGGCATATTTTCTATCTTCAGCATCACTTAAATG GCTCCCAGCTATCTCAAGCAATGGAAGTAGATGGACTGAATGACTCTAGCAAGCAAGGCTATTCCCAGGAAACCAAACGCCTGAAGCGGACACCAGTTCCAGACTCCCTAGGCCTAGAAATGGAGCACAGGTTCATTGATCAAGTATTGTCCACCTGTCGGAACGTGGAGCAAGCCAGGTTTGCCAGTGCATACAGGAAATGGCTGGTTACTTTGAGTCAATGA
- the PTAR1 gene encoding protein prenyltransferase alpha subunit repeat-containing protein 1 isoform X2 has product MAETSEEVAVLVQRVVKDITNAFRRNPHIDEIGLIPCPEARYNRSPIVLVENKLGVESWCVKFLLPYVHNKLLLYRTRKQWLNRDELIDVTCTLLLLNPDFTTAWNVRKELILSGTLNPIKDLHLGKLALTKFPKSPETWIHRRWVLQQLIQETSLPSFVTKGNLGTIPAERAQRLIQEEMEVCGEAAGRYPSNYNAWSHRIWVLQHLAKLDVKILLDELSSTKHWASMHVSDHSGFHYRQFLLKSLISQTVIDSSVMEQNPLRSEPALVPPKDEEAAVSTEEPRINLPHLLEEEVEFSTDLIDSYPGHETLWCHRRHIFYLQHHLNGRFPHSMTQLSPADSPGGTLSDLHLIPAGSQLSQAMEVDGLNDSSKQGYSQETKRLKRTPVPDSLGLEMEHRFIDQVLSTCRNVEQARFASAYRKWLVTLSQ; this is encoded by the exons AGATGAAATTGGCCTGATCCCATGTCCTGAAGCTAGGTATAACCGGAGTCCCATAGTCCTGGTTGAAAACAAACTGGGTGTGGAGAGCTGGTGTGTCAAGTTCCTTTTACCATATGTCCACAACAAGCTCCTTTTGTACAGAACAAGAAAGCAATGGCTGAACAGAGATG AATTGATAGATGTCACATGTACCCTGCTGCTTCTAAACCCAGACTTTACCACTGCATGGAACGTGAG gaaagAGCTGATCCTCTCTGGCACTTTAAATCCAATTAAGGATTTACATCTGGGAAAACTCGCCTTAACTAAGTTTCCAAAGAGTCCAGAAACGTGGATTCACAG GCGATGGGTGCTACAACAGCTAATTCAGGAAACCTCCTTGCCTTCCTTTGTGACCAAAGGAAACTTGGGAACAATTCCCGCAGAAAGGGCACAGCGACTCATACAAGAAGAGATGGAGGTCTGTGGTGAAGCAGCAGGGAGATACCCAAGCAACTATAATGCTTGGTCCCATCGCATCTGGGTTTTACAGCACTTGGCCAAGCTAGATGTCAAG ATTCTTCTTGATGAACTATCTTCTACTAAACATTGGGCATCTATGCAcgtttcagaccacagtggattTCACTACCGCCAGTTTTTGCTTAAGTCTTTGATTAGCCAAACTGTGATAGACAGTTCTGTGATGGAGCAAAATCCTTTGAGAAGTGAGCCAGCCCTAGTTCCTCCAAAAGATGAAGAAGCAGCAGTTTCAACAGAAGAACCAAGGATTAATCTTCCCCATCTTCTAGAAGAAGAAGTTGAATTCAGCACTGATCTTATTGATTCCTACCCAGGACATGAAACCCTTTGGTGTCATAG GCGGCATATTTTCTATCTTCAGCATCACTTAAATGGTAGGTTTCCTCACAGCATGACCCAGTTGTCACCTGCAGACAGCCCTGGGGGGACTTTGAGTGACTTGCACCTTATCCCAGCAGGCTCCCAGCTATCTCAAGCAATGGAAGTAGATGGACTGAATGACTCTAGCAAGCAAGGCTATTCCCAGGAAACCAAACGCCTGAAGCGGACACCAGTTCCAGACTCCCTAGGCCTAGAAATGGAGCACAGGTTCATTGATCAAGTATTGTCCACCTGTCGGAACGTGGAGCAAGCCAGGTTTGCCAGTGCATACAGGAAATGGCTGGTTACTTTGAGTCAATGA